One window of Amaranthus tricolor cultivar Red isolate AtriRed21 chromosome 13, ASM2621246v1, whole genome shotgun sequence genomic DNA carries:
- the LOC130797663 gene encoding CRM-domain containing factor CFM3, chloroplastic/mitochondrial, which yields MYMYIHQRMALTTSKLSELPWHKTHCCSSPSSFFNSSKHSFSLPIKFSSIKTTQPNKTPHSKSSQNPPKTPSSAPWLKKWPSIDPSDNSIDAKSSSESISRGKSLENKGNSAIERIVHRLRNLGLESDDDEEEMGEFDEGGLRGFEDEKLGDLLKRDWVRPDTMLIEEGKTDFGLLPWEREEEDMGEIGQYKDSEPKAKRVVKPPTLAELTIEESELKRLRGQGMVLRDKVNVPKAGLTQAVLKNIHDKWRKSELVRLKFHEDLAHDMKTAHILVECRTGGLVIWRSGSVMVVYRGVNYDGPSSKSMANTASVDIAVADSKNAAGASPETVSTQLNMDYGRNLTAEEAEYNDLLDCLGPRFLDWWGTGVLPVDGDLLPQTVPGFKPPLRLLPAGVRLGLTNAELTNLRKLAKSLPCHFALGRNRNHQGLAAAIIKLWEKSLVAKIAVKRGIQNTNNKLMSEELKTLTGGTLLLRNKFFIVIYRGKDFLPSSVAAAVLERQELTKKIQDAEENARTGSFEASSSHDDDEYAPAGTLAEFYEAKARWGREISAEELKKMREEASAARTVKEVKRIEHKLDLAQSKKIRAERLLAKIEASMIPVDPSDDQETITDEERFTFRRIGLRMKAYLPLGVRGIFDGVIENMHLHWKHRELVKLITKQKTLAFVEETARLLEYESGGILVAVERIPKGYALIYYRGKNYQRPISLRPRNLLTKAKALKRSIALQRHEALSLHISELENNIDQMKKDIGDGKIGDGKASSLEFDQISDLSQSMSMIYSDFGDEEDDDANFSDNDPVDFSSDEDYD from the exons ATGTACATGTACATCCATCAAAGAATGGCTTTAACAACTTCTAAGCTTTCTGAATTGCCATGGCACAAAACCCATTGTtgttcttctccttcttcctttttcAATTCTTCTAAGCATTCTTTTTCACTTCCAATTAAGTTTTCTTCTATCAAAACTACACAACCCAACAAAACCCCACATTCTAAATCATCCCAAAACCCTCCAAAAACCCCTTCTTCTGCTCCTTGGCTCAAGAAGTGGCCTTCTATTGACCCATCTGATAATTCAATTGATGCTAAATCGAGTAGTGAGTCGATTTCAAGGGGTAAGTCTTTGGAAAATAAAGGGAATAGTGCAATTGAGAGGATTGTTCATAGATTAAGGAATTTAGGTTTGGAATCAGATGATGATGAGGAGGAAATGGGTGAATTTGATGAGGGTGGTTTAAGGGGTTTTGAAGATGAGAAATTGGGGGATTTGTTGAAGAGGGATTGGGTTAGGCCTGATACTATGTTAATTGAAGAGGGCAAAACTGATTTTGGGTTGTTGCCTTGGGAGAGGGAGGAGGAAGATATGGGGGAAATTGGGCAGTACAAAGATAGTGAACCGAAGGCGAAACGGGTTGTTAAACCACCTACATTGGCTGAATTGACTATTGAGGAGTCTGAGTTGAAGAGATTGAGAGGACAAGGAATGGTTTTGAGAGACAAAGTTAATGTACCTAAAGCTGGCCTTACTCAGGCTGTGCTGAAGAATATTCATGATAAATGGAGAAAATCAGAGTTGGTTAGGCTTAAATTTCATGAAGATTTAGCTCATGATATGAAGACTGCCCATATTCTTGTAGAG TGCCGGACTGGAGGATTAGTTATATGGAGATCTGGAAGTGTTATGGTGGTTTATCGGGGAGTTAACTATGATGGGCCATCCTCTAAATCTATGGCAAATACAGCTTCTGTAGATATAGCAGTAGCAGATAGCAAAAATGCTGCAGGTGCATCTCCAGAAACCGTATCCACCCAATTAAATATGGATTACGGTAGGAATCTGACTGCAGAGGAAGCTGAATACAATGATCTTCTGGATTGTTTGGGCCCTCGTTTTCTTGATTGGTGGGGGACTGGAGTACTCCCTGTTGATGGTGATCTGCTTCCTCAAACAGTTCCTGGTTTCAAGCCACCCTTGAGACTACTCCCTGCCGGGGTGCGTTTGGGATTGACTAATGCTGAACTGACCAATTTGCGGAAACTCGCCAAGTCACTTCCTTGTCATTTTGCACTCG GTAGAAATAGGAATCATCAAGGCTTGGCAGCTGCTATAATTAAGCTATGGGAAAAGAGTCTAGTGGCAAAGATTGCTGTAAAACGTGGAATTCAGAATACTAACAATAAGCTCATGTCAGAGGAACTAAAG ACACTCACAGGAGGCACCTTGTTGCTGAGAAACAAGTTTTTTATCGTTATATATCGTGGAAAGGATTTCCTTCCGAGCAGTGTGGCTGCTGCTGTATTAGAAAGACAGGAACTTACTAAGAAGATCCAAGATGCTGAAGAAAATGCACGAACTGGATCATTTGAGGCTAGTAGCtctcatgatgatgatgaatatgcTCCTGCTGGTACCTTAGCTGAGTTCTATGAAGCCAAAGCAAGGTGGGGCAGAGAAATATCAGCTGAAGAACTAAAAAAGATGAGAGAAGAAGCATCTGCTGCTAGAACTGTGAAAGAAGTCAAGCGAATTGAGCACAAGTTAGATCTA GCTCAGTCGAAGAAGATTCGAGCAGAGAGATTATTAGCAAAAATAGAAGCATCAATGATCCCTGTTGATCCATCTGATGACCAGGAAACAATTACTGATGAGGAAAGGTTTACATTTCGTAGGATTGGCTTAAGAATGAAAGCATATTTGCCTCTTG GTGTCCGTGGAATTTTTGATGGTGTTATTGAAAATATGCATTTACATTGGAAGCATAGAGAACTTGTCAAGTTGATCACCAAACAGAAGACCCTTGCCTTTGTGGAAGAAACAGCAAGATTGCTGGAGTATGAGAGTGGCGGCATATTGGTTGCTGTAGAACGTATTCCAAAGGGTTATGCTCTCATATATTATCGCGGAAAAAATTATCAGAGGCCTATTAGTTTGAGGCCTAGAAATCTTTTAACAAAGGCAAAAGCACTAAAAAGATCAATTGCTCTGCAACGGCACGAG GCCCTCAGTCTACACATATCTGAATTGGAGAATAACATAGAccaaatgaagaaggatatt GGGGATGGTAAAATTGGAGATGGAAAAGCCTCGAGCTTAGAGTTTGATCAAATTTCAGATTTAAGCCAA AGTATGTCAatgatttactctgattttgGTGACGAGGAAGATGATGACGCCAATTTTTCAGATAATGATCCTGTTGACTTCTCAAGTGATGAAGATTACGATTAA
- the LOC130797662 gene encoding uncharacterized protein LOC130797662 — translation MPCSRKEAFVKLFFNVTKFFFLFFYFISLCFLKLFTFFFRAEDEIIYEDEEEDEEEDEDEEATTYCNKEEQQEYRYLQHEEDDHHDHHLVADILNDGDFLIFHPKNPDNHHDSDHDFEDDEHDNYFHIQRSSINCNDEQHHHHRTQYIPLIENYDQNLERKERQQPISTNDEQHNNNNLSDVGSESSNYSYKTLFEDSVDEQLGFDNDYNDDKIEQHQDEFIIEDYTSRLDFSSDSDQLTEVDTIKDNKNTNYVHFDQLKHEDTMPQEYPTNYHDHFARETQEKKNEVVKEDTNFKRDEKFLIYDPPKWEAKKMEELQKEKEVIFEDTYTVGSTSKSSSDWRSSIRDSGTDDPFSSSSRRSCPKWESYAVYQKYDEEIMFLDRISAQKLHETESLKSIQVEPRSMSQRIFHKMGTKKKRSSNDDIYKKNPYNELEVAYVAQICLAWETLNWNYENFKRKQMSRTQDHLDPGCPAHVAQQFQQFQVLLQRYIESEPYEYGKRPQIFTRIRCVAPKLLQVPEYLDYEGEEKEVSSGRIASTMFMKILEDSIRTFMNFLKADRETHCQVISALFKHHPKGSIHPTLLKVYNKHNKKKKLKLKELQRSRICLRKKKLTKEEEMEILMGLIDLKVVSRVLRMANITQEQLHWCEAKMNKLRILDGKLQRDSSPLFFPPH, via the exons ATGCCATGTTCAAGAAAAGAAGCCTTTGTTAAGCTCTTCTTCAATGTCACTAAGTTCTTTTTCCTCTTCTTCTACTTCATCTCCCTTTGTTTTCTTAAACTCTTCACTTTCTTTTTCAG AGCCGAGGATGAGATAAtatatgaagatgaagaagaagatgaagaagaagatgaagatgaagaagctACTACATATTGCAATAAAGAAGAGCAACAAGAATATAGGTACCTACAACATGAAGAAGATgatcatcatgatcatcatctTGTAGctgatatattaaatgatggaGATTTCCTAATCTTTCATCCAAAAAACCCAGATAATCATCATGATAGTGATCATGATTTTGAAGATGATGAACATGATAATTACTTTCACATTCAAAGAAGCTCTATCAACTGTAACGATGaacaacatcatcatcaccgtacccagtatatcccgctcatagaaaactatgatcagaatTTGGAGAGGAAAGAAAGGCAACAACCCATATCCACAAACGATgagcaacacaataataataatttatctgACGTTGGTAGTGAGTCGAGCAACTACTCGTATAAGACCTTATTTGAAGACTCAGTTGATGAACAGCTTGGATTTGATAATGATTACAATGATGATAAGATTGAACAGCATCAAGATGAGTTCATCATAGAAGATTATACATCAAGATTGGATTTTAGTTCAGATTCTGATCAACTCACAGAAGTTGACACCATTAAAGACAATAAGAACACTAATTATGTCCACTTTGATCAGCTCAAACATGAGGATACCATGCCCCAAGAATATCCAACTAATTATCACG ACCATTTTGCAAGAGAAACTCAAGAAAAGAAGAATGAAGTAGTAAAAGAAGACACAAATTTCAAAAGGGAtgaaaaatttttgatttatgacCCACCGAAATGGGAAGCAAAGAAAATGGAAGAACTCCAAAAAGAGAAAGAGGTAATATTTGAAGATACATACACAGTAGGATCAACTTCAAAAAGTTCATCCGATTGGAGGAGTTCAATAAGAGATTCAGGTACAGATGATCCTTTTTCTTCCTCATCAAGAAGAAGCTGTCCCAAATGGGAGTCCTATGCTGTCTACCAAAAGTATGATGAAGAAATCATGTTTCTTGATAGAATTAGTGCCCAAAAGCTCCATGAAACAG AATCTTTGAAGTCAATTCAAGTGGAGCCAAGATCAATGTCTCAAAGAATTTTCCACAAAATGGGTACCAAAAAGAAGAGAAGTTCAAATGATGATATCTACAAGAAGAATCCATACAATGAACTAGAAGTTGCATATGTAGCTCAAATATGTTTAGCATGGGAGACCCTAAATTGGAACTATGAGAACTTCAAGAGGAAACAAATGTCAAGAACACAAGATCACTTAGACCCTGGTTGTCCTGCTCATGTAGCACAacaattccaacaatttcaggTACTTCTTCAAAGGTATATTGAATCTGAGCCTTATGAGTATGGGAAGAGACCTCAAATTTTTACAAGAATAAGGTGTGTTGCTCCTAAGTTGCTCCAAGTGCCTGAATATCTTG ATTATGAAGGTGAAGAAAAGGAAGTAAGTAGTGGAAGAATAGCATCAACAATGTTCATGAAAATACTAGAAGACTCAATCCGAACATTTATGAATTTTCTAAAAGCAGATAGGGAAACTCATTGCCAAGTTATCTCAGCTCTTTTTAAGCACCATCCAAAGGGATCTATTCATCCTACTCTTCTCAAAGTCTATAACAAACACAACAAAaag AAGAAGTTGAAGCTAAAAGAGCTACAAAGGAGTAGAATATGCTTGAGAAAAAAGAAGCTAACAAAGGAAGAAGAA